One window of Candidatus Mycobacterium wuenschmannii genomic DNA carries:
- a CDS encoding NAD(P)(+) transhydrogenase (Re/Si-specific) subunit beta — translation MSTENVNYAVDVLYIAAFALFIYGLSGLTGPKTAVRGNWIAAVGMGVAVVATLIKVRDTAPINWILIAAGLAIGVVLGVPPAKKTKMTAMPQLVALFNGVGGGTVALIAWSEFIGTKGFSVFRPDQSPTVAVVVGSLFGAIIGSVSFWGSLVAFLKLQESIPKNVEKRLVSSAKLFQFSNILLLIGAVGVAVYLGLNPGQPVWWVLLVLAFAGVMGLFVVFPIGGADMPVVISLLNAMTGLSAAAAGLALNNTAMIVAGMIVGASGSILTNLMAVAMNRSIPAIVFGSFGGDGGAAGGPGGEQGTVKATSAADAAIQMAYANQVIVVPGYGLAVAQAQHAVKEMANLLEAKGVEVKYAIHPVAGRMPGHMNVLLAEADVEYDAMKEMDDINGEFNRTDVAIVIGANDVTNPAARNDSSSPIYGMPILNVDEARSVIVLKRSMSSGYAGIENPLFFGDNTSMLFGDAKKSVTEVAEELKAL, via the coding sequence GTGAGCACTGAAAACGTCAACTACGCCGTCGACGTCCTCTACATCGCGGCGTTCGCACTGTTCATCTACGGCCTGTCCGGCCTGACCGGTCCGAAGACCGCTGTGCGCGGCAACTGGATCGCCGCAGTGGGCATGGGCGTCGCGGTGGTCGCGACGCTGATCAAGGTGCGCGACACCGCGCCGATCAACTGGATTCTGATTGCCGCCGGCCTGGCGATCGGTGTCGTGCTGGGTGTGCCGCCGGCCAAGAAGACCAAGATGACGGCCATGCCGCAGCTGGTGGCGCTGTTCAACGGCGTCGGCGGTGGCACCGTCGCGCTGATCGCGTGGTCAGAATTCATTGGCACCAAGGGCTTTTCGGTGTTCCGCCCGGACCAGTCGCCGACCGTCGCGGTGGTCGTCGGGTCGCTGTTCGGCGCGATCATCGGCTCGGTGTCCTTCTGGGGCTCGCTGGTGGCATTCCTGAAGCTGCAGGAGTCGATCCCGAAAAACGTTGAGAAGCGGCTGGTTTCGTCGGCCAAGCTGTTCCAGTTCTCGAACATCCTGCTGCTGATTGGCGCGGTTGGTGTCGCGGTCTACCTGGGGCTGAACCCGGGCCAGCCGGTCTGGTGGGTGCTGCTGGTGCTGGCCTTCGCCGGTGTGATGGGCCTGTTTGTGGTGTTCCCGATCGGTGGCGCCGACATGCCCGTGGTGATCTCGCTGCTGAACGCGATGACCGGATTATCGGCAGCCGCAGCAGGTTTGGCGCTGAACAACACCGCGATGATCGTCGCCGGCATGATCGTCGGCGCCTCGGGTTCGATCCTGACCAACCTGATGGCCGTCGCGATGAACCGCTCGATCCCGGCGATCGTGTTCGGCTCGTTCGGCGGCGACGGCGGCGCAGCCGGCGGCCCGGGCGGCGAGCAGGGCACCGTCAAAGCCACCTCGGCGGCCGACGCCGCGATCCAGATGGCCTACGCCAACCAGGTGATCGTGGTGCCCGGCTACGGGCTGGCGGTCGCGCAGGCACAGCACGCGGTCAAGGAGATGGCCAACCTGCTGGAGGCCAAGGGCGTCGAGGTCAAGTACGCCATCCACCCGGTGGCCGGCCGGATGCCCGGACACATGAACGTGCTGCTGGCCGAGGCCGACGTCGAATACGACGCGATGAAAGAGATGGACGACATCAACGGTGAGTTCAACCGCACGGATGTCGCGATCGTCATCGGCGCCAACGACGTCACGAACCCGGCCGCGCGCAACGACTCGTCGAGCCCGATCTACGGCATGCCGATCCTGAATGTCGACGAGGCTCGCTCGGTGATCGTGCTCAAGCGGTCGATGTCCTCGGGTTATGCCGGCATCGAGAACCCGCTGTTCTTCGGCGACAACACCTCGATGCTGTTCGGCGATGCGAAGAAGTCGGTGACCGAGGTGGCTGAGGAGCTGAAGGCGCTATAA
- a CDS encoding Re/Si-specific NAD(P)(+) transhydrogenase subunit alpha, whose protein sequence is MTETQTTVGVVAESGADERRVALVPKVIAPLVKSGVAVVVEAGAGERALLPDTLYTEAGATIGDAWSADVVVKVAPPTADEVGKLKSGQTLIGFLAPRNADNAIGALKAAGVQAFALEAIPRISRAQAMDALSSQGNVAGYKAVLLAASESTRFFPMLTTAAGTVKPATVLVLGVGVAGLQALATARRLGGKTTGYDVRPEVADQVRSVGAQWLDLGIDAAGEGGYARELTDEERAQQQKALEEAIAKFDVVITTALVPGRPAPRLVTASAVEAMKPGSVVVDLAGETGGNCELTEPGQVVVKHDVTIASPLNLPATMPEHASELFSKNITALLDLLITDGKLAPDFEDEVVAGSCVTREDS, encoded by the coding sequence ATGACAGAAACGCAGACGACAGTCGGCGTGGTGGCCGAATCGGGTGCCGACGAACGACGCGTCGCGCTGGTGCCGAAGGTGATCGCACCGCTGGTGAAGAGCGGCGTCGCGGTCGTCGTGGAGGCCGGAGCGGGCGAGCGGGCGCTGCTGCCCGACACGCTGTACACCGAGGCCGGGGCGACGATCGGCGATGCCTGGTCGGCCGACGTCGTGGTCAAGGTCGCACCGCCGACCGCCGACGAGGTGGGCAAGCTCAAGAGCGGGCAGACCTTGATCGGTTTCCTGGCGCCCCGCAACGCCGACAACGCGATCGGCGCGCTCAAGGCGGCCGGGGTGCAGGCCTTCGCGCTGGAAGCCATCCCGCGTATCTCGCGCGCGCAGGCCATGGACGCGCTCTCGTCGCAGGGCAACGTCGCCGGCTACAAGGCCGTGCTGCTGGCCGCCTCGGAGTCGACCCGCTTCTTCCCGATGCTGACCACCGCCGCCGGAACTGTGAAGCCGGCCACCGTGCTGGTGCTCGGAGTCGGCGTCGCCGGTTTGCAGGCCCTGGCGACCGCGCGGCGCCTCGGCGGCAAGACGACGGGCTACGACGTCCGCCCTGAGGTGGCCGACCAGGTGCGCTCGGTGGGCGCTCAGTGGCTGGATCTGGGCATCGACGCCGCCGGTGAAGGTGGCTACGCGCGCGAGCTCACCGACGAGGAGCGCGCGCAGCAGCAGAAGGCGCTCGAAGAGGCGATCGCCAAGTTCGACGTCGTGATCACCACCGCGCTGGTGCCGGGTCGGCCCGCGCCGCGACTGGTGACCGCCTCCGCCGTCGAGGCGATGAAGCCCGGCAGCGTCGTCGTCGACCTCGCCGGTGAGACCGGTGGCAACTGCGAGCTGACCGAGCCGGGACAGGTCGTCGTGAAGCATGACGTCACGATCGCCTCGCCGCTGAACCTGCCCGCCACCATGCCCGAGCACGCCAGCGAGCTGTTCAGCAAGAACATCACCGCGCTGCTCGACCTGCTGATCACCGACGGCAAGCTGGCCCCGGATTTCGAGGACGAGGTCGTCGCCGGTTCGTGCGTCACCCGAGAGGACTCCTAG
- a CDS encoding TetR/AcrR family transcriptional regulator has product MPSENGLTRREELLIVATKLFAARGYHGTRMDDVADVVGLNKATVYHYYASKSLILYDIYQQAAERTLDAVHDDPTMSAREALYQYTVRLLNNIAVNPEGAAVYFQEQPYITEWFTEEQVAEVREKETQVYEHVHGLIDRGIADGEFFECDSHVVALGYIGMTLGAYRWLRPSGRRSAKEIAAEFSTALLRGLIRDEAVRVESPLGTPRTEAVAP; this is encoded by the coding sequence ATGCCATCCGAGAACGGGCTCACCCGCCGCGAGGAGCTCCTGATAGTAGCCACCAAACTGTTCGCCGCGCGTGGCTATCACGGCACCCGGATGGACGACGTCGCCGACGTGGTTGGCCTGAACAAGGCCACCGTGTATCACTACTACGCCAGCAAGTCGCTGATCCTGTACGACATCTATCAGCAGGCCGCCGAGCGCACACTGGACGCCGTCCACGACGATCCGACGATGTCGGCCCGTGAGGCGCTCTACCAGTACACCGTGCGGCTGCTCAACAACATCGCCGTCAATCCCGAGGGCGCGGCGGTGTATTTCCAGGAACAGCCCTACATCACCGAGTGGTTCACCGAGGAGCAGGTCGCCGAGGTCCGGGAGAAGGAGACCCAGGTCTACGAGCACGTGCACGGGCTGATCGACCGGGGCATCGCCGACGGCGAATTCTTCGAGTGCGATTCCCACGTCGTGGCGCTCGGCTACATCGGGATGACGCTCGGTGCATACCGCTGGCTGCGCCCGAGCGGGCGACGCAGCGCCAAGGAGATCGCCGCCGAGTTCAGCACCGCGCTGCTGCGGGGCCTCATTCGCGACGAGGCGGTCCGGGTGGAGTCGCCGTTGGGCACGCCGCGGACCGAGGCCGTCGCGCCGTGA
- a CDS encoding SDR family oxidoreductase encodes MTDLFRLDGKVAVVTGGGRGIGLMIARGLLQAGASVYLSSRKEAELEAAVAELSSLGSVHAIPADLGTAEGVDALVAAVGQREDKIHALFNNAGAAWGAPLGEFPESGFDKVMNVNVKGVFLLTRALVPLLTAGASEADPARVINTGSIDGIVPPGKGRDNFSYSASKAAVHMLTQHLAGELAPRILVNAIAPGLFQSRMTKELLAAGPDAVGSFLPLGRIGQPDDMAGIAVFLASRASAYITGAVIPVDGGVTVIR; translated from the coding sequence GTGACCGACCTGTTTCGGCTCGATGGCAAGGTCGCCGTCGTCACCGGCGGGGGCCGCGGAATCGGCCTGATGATCGCGCGCGGGCTGCTGCAGGCGGGTGCCAGCGTGTACCTGTCCAGCCGCAAGGAAGCCGAGCTGGAGGCCGCCGTCGCCGAACTGTCGTCGCTCGGTTCGGTGCACGCGATCCCGGCGGACCTCGGGACGGCCGAGGGTGTCGACGCGTTGGTCGCCGCGGTCGGGCAGCGGGAGGACAAAATCCACGCGCTGTTCAACAACGCCGGCGCGGCCTGGGGAGCCCCGCTGGGCGAGTTCCCCGAGTCCGGGTTCGACAAGGTGATGAACGTCAACGTCAAGGGCGTCTTCCTGTTGACCCGCGCGTTGGTGCCGTTGCTGACCGCCGGCGCCAGCGAGGCCGACCCCGCCCGGGTGATCAACACCGGCAGCATCGACGGGATCGTGCCGCCTGGTAAGGGCCGGGACAACTTCTCCTACAGCGCCAGCAAGGCCGCCGTACACATGCTCACCCAGCATCTGGCCGGGGAGCTGGCGCCGCGGATCCTGGTCAACGCGATCGCTCCGGGGCTGTTTCAGTCGCGGATGACGAAGGAGCTGCTGGCGGCCGGACCGGACGCGGTCGGCTCCTTCCTCCCGCTCGGTCGCATCGGTCAGCCCGACGACATGGCGGGCATCGCCGTGTTTCTGGCCAGCCGGGCCAGCGCCTACATCACCGGCGCGGTGATCCCGGTCGACGGCGGCGTCACCGTCATCCGCTGA
- a CDS encoding alpha/beta hydrolase — MQREDVWFNSGSDRVSAWLYRPDGGGDAPLLVMAHGLGGVRTMRLPAYAERFAAAGYACLVFDYRNFGDSEGAPRQLLDVKMQLQDWTVAAAFARTLPGIDPKRIGLWGTSFSGGHVIATAARVPGIAAVVSQCPFTDSVASLGAVNPLVSARLTALAARDLVGARFGANPVMVKTAGHPGEVALMTSPDAYPGFLKLVPDGGELRNEVAARIGIKLLPYRPGRHAAKVPCPILFCICENDTVAPSGPTRKYAATAPKGEIKLYPEGHFEIYVGDAFERVIADQLEFLARVLPTGVSG, encoded by the coding sequence GGACGCGCCGCTATTGGTGATGGCGCACGGGCTCGGTGGCGTGCGCACCATGCGCCTGCCTGCCTACGCCGAACGCTTCGCCGCCGCCGGGTACGCCTGCCTGGTGTTCGACTACCGCAATTTCGGCGACAGCGAGGGCGCCCCGCGTCAGCTCCTCGACGTCAAGATGCAGCTGCAGGACTGGACGGTGGCCGCCGCCTTCGCGCGCACGCTGCCGGGCATCGACCCGAAGCGAATTGGCTTGTGGGGCACGTCGTTCAGCGGCGGTCACGTGATCGCGACGGCGGCCCGGGTGCCGGGCATCGCAGCGGTGGTATCGCAGTGCCCGTTCACCGACAGCGTCGCCTCGCTGGGCGCGGTGAACCCTCTGGTGAGCGCGCGCCTGACGGCCTTGGCGGCCCGCGATCTCGTCGGCGCCCGCTTCGGCGCGAATCCGGTGATGGTGAAGACGGCGGGGCACCCCGGCGAAGTGGCACTGATGACGTCGCCGGATGCCTACCCCGGCTTTCTGAAGCTGGTGCCCGACGGCGGCGAATTGCGCAACGAGGTCGCCGCGCGCATCGGCATCAAGCTCCTGCCCTACCGCCCGGGCCGGCATGCGGCCAAGGTGCCGTGCCCAATCCTGTTCTGCATCTGCGAAAACGACACCGTCGCGCCGTCGGGTCCGACCCGCAAGTACGCGGCCACCGCCCCGAAGGGCGAGATAAAGCTCTACCCGGAAGGGCATTTCGAGATCTACGTCGGCGACGCGTTCGAGCGCGTGATCGCCGACCAGCTCGAGTTCCTGGCGCGGGTGCTGCCGACCGGGGTCAGCGGATGA
- a CDS encoding NAD(P) transhydrogenase subunit alpha, translating into MYDQLLENIAILVLAGFVGFAVISKVPNTLHTPLMSGTNAIHGIVVLGALLVLGELPADASWGVRAIAFVALIFGTLNVIGGFLVTDRMLGMFKSRKPSADTSVEAKGVAK; encoded by the coding sequence ATGTACGACCAACTGCTGGAGAACATTGCGATCCTGGTGCTTGCCGGGTTCGTCGGATTCGCCGTCATTTCCAAGGTGCCCAACACCTTGCACACCCCGTTGATGTCGGGCACCAATGCCATCCACGGCATCGTCGTGCTGGGCGCGCTGCTGGTCCTGGGTGAGCTGCCGGCCGACGCCAGCTGGGGCGTGCGGGCGATCGCATTCGTCGCCCTGATCTTCGGGACCCTGAACGTCATCGGTGGCTTCCTGGTGACCGACCGGATGCTGGGCATGTTCAAGTCGCGCAAGCCATCCGCCGACACGTCGGTCGAAGCGAAGGGCGTGGCCAAGTGA